In Streptomyces sp. SN-593, a single genomic region encodes these proteins:
- a CDS encoding SGNH/GDSL hydrolase family protein, which yields MVVSGESREVAGSMSRARVARRIATAAAFGGGGISLLGGAAVGLLLTEARLAKRVVGGSGDVPPRADGRYGSAFAHRTDEAPLRLGFLGDSTAAGQGVRRARETPGALLASGLAAVAERPVKLVNVALSGAKSDDLDRQVSLLLNPALPPPDVAVLMIGANDVTRRMPLAASVRLLSDAVRRLRAAGCEVVVGTCPDLGSVEPVYQPLRWLARRASRQLAAAQTIAVVDLGGRTVSLGDLLGPEFEARPRELFGPDNFHPSAEGYATAAMALLPTLCASLGLWPEADEQPDARRGEGFLPVAQAAAEAAAEGGTEVTAAHAVSSGPRGRWALLKRRRRHPVEQEHPQEDSGAAAGAAEGAAGRGA from the coding sequence ATGGTGGTGTCCGGAGAGTCCAGGGAGGTGGCCGGCTCGATGTCCAGGGCGAGGGTGGCACGGCGGATCGCGACCGCGGCGGCGTTCGGCGGCGGGGGGATCAGCCTGCTGGGCGGGGCCGCGGTCGGGCTGCTGCTGACGGAGGCGCGGTTGGCCAAGCGGGTGGTGGGCGGGTCGGGCGACGTACCGCCGCGGGCGGACGGGCGCTACGGCTCCGCGTTCGCGCACCGCACGGACGAGGCACCGCTGCGGTTGGGCTTCCTGGGTGATTCCACCGCCGCCGGCCAAGGTGTGCGGCGGGCCCGGGAGACCCCCGGGGCACTGCTCGCCTCGGGGCTCGCGGCGGTGGCCGAACGGCCCGTGAAGCTGGTGAACGTGGCGCTGTCCGGCGCGAAGTCCGACGACCTGGACCGGCAGGTGTCGCTGCTGCTGAACCCCGCGCTGCCGCCGCCCGACGTCGCGGTGCTGATGATCGGCGCCAACGACGTCACCCGCCGGATGCCGCTGGCCGCCTCGGTACGGCTGCTGTCCGACGCGGTGCGGCGGCTGCGGGCCGCCGGCTGCGAGGTGGTGGTCGGCACCTGCCCGGACCTGGGGTCGGTGGAGCCGGTCTACCAGCCGCTGCGCTGGCTGGCCCGGCGGGCGAGCCGCCAGCTCGCGGCGGCGCAGACCATCGCGGTGGTGGACCTGGGCGGCCGGACGGTCTCGCTCGGCGACCTGCTGGGCCCGGAGTTCGAGGCGCGGCCGCGCGAGCTGTTCGGGCCGGACAACTTCCATCCCTCCGCCGAGGGTTACGCGACGGCGGCGATGGCACTGCTGCCCACGCTGTGCGCCTCGCTCGGGCTGTGGCCGGAAGCCGACGAGCAGCCGGACGCGCGGCGCGGCGAGGGCTTCCTGCCGGTCGCCCAAGCGGCGGCCGAGGCGGCGGCGGAGGGCGGTACGGAGGTGACGGCCGCCCATGCGGTGTCCTCGGGCCCGCGCGGCCGGTGGGCGCTGCTGAAGCGGCGCCGGCGGCACCCGGTGGAGCAGGAGCACCCGCAGGAGGACAGCGGTGCCGCGGCCGGCGCGGCGGAGGGAGCGGCCGGGCGCGGCGCGTGA
- a CDS encoding NAD(P)/FAD-dependent oxidoreductase gives MSTTERPRILVVGGGYVGLYAARRIMKKMRYGEATVTVVDPRSYMTYQPFLPETAAGSISPRHVVVPLRRVLPGVEVLTGRVATIDQDRKVASVEPLVGESYELPFDYLVIALGAVSRTFPIPGLAENGIGMKGVEEAIGLRNHVLEQLDKADSTTDEEIRRKALTFVFVGGGFAGAETIGEVEDMARDAARYYPNVKREDMRFILVDAADKILPEVGPQLGKWGLEHLQERGIEVYLGTSMKSCVDKHVVLANGLEVDASTIVWTAGVKPNPALTKFGLPLGPRGHVDTAPTLQVQGTDYIWAAGDNAQVPDLAGGEGAWCPPNAQHALRQAKVLGDNVVSGMRGFPQQDYKHANKGAVAGLGLHKGVAMIVVGKTKIKLKGRLAWYMHRGYHGLAVPTWNRKIRVFADWTLGMFLKREVVSLGAIENPREEFYEAARPIPAPVAAEKRTEGTASKGAAGAEKVAS, from the coding sequence ATGAGCACCACGGAGCGTCCACGGATCCTCGTAGTAGGCGGCGGTTACGTCGGCCTGTACGCGGCGCGCCGCATCATGAAGAAGATGCGGTACGGCGAGGCGACCGTCACGGTCGTCGACCCGCGCTCGTACATGACGTACCAGCCCTTCCTTCCCGAAACCGCAGCGGGCAGCATCTCCCCGCGGCACGTCGTCGTCCCGCTGCGGCGCGTGCTGCCCGGGGTCGAGGTGCTCACCGGTCGGGTCGCCACCATCGACCAGGACCGCAAGGTCGCCTCGGTCGAGCCGCTGGTCGGCGAGTCGTACGAGCTGCCCTTCGACTACCTCGTGATCGCGCTCGGCGCGGTCTCCCGCACCTTCCCCATCCCGGGTCTGGCCGAGAACGGCATCGGGATGAAGGGCGTGGAGGAGGCGATCGGCCTGCGCAACCACGTGCTGGAGCAGCTCGACAAGGCCGACTCCACCACCGACGAGGAGATCCGCCGCAAGGCACTCACCTTCGTCTTCGTGGGCGGCGGCTTCGCCGGCGCGGAGACCATCGGCGAGGTCGAGGACATGGCCCGCGACGCGGCCAGGTACTACCCGAACGTGAAGCGCGAGGACATGCGCTTCATCCTCGTGGACGCCGCGGACAAGATCCTCCCCGAGGTCGGCCCGCAGCTCGGCAAGTGGGGCCTGGAGCACCTCCAGGAGCGCGGCATCGAGGTCTACCTCGGCACCTCCATGAAGTCCTGCGTCGACAAGCACGTGGTGCTCGCCAACGGGCTCGAGGTCGACGCCTCCACCATCGTGTGGACCGCCGGTGTGAAGCCGAACCCGGCGCTGACGAAGTTCGGCCTCCCGCTGGGCCCGCGCGGCCACGTGGACACCGCGCCGACCCTCCAGGTGCAGGGCACCGACTACATCTGGGCCGCGGGCGACAACGCCCAGGTGCCCGACCTGGCCGGCGGCGAGGGCGCCTGGTGCCCGCCGAACGCCCAGCACGCGCTGCGCCAGGCCAAGGTGCTCGGCGACAACGTGGTCTCCGGGATGCGCGGCTTCCCGCAGCAGGACTACAAGCACGCCAACAAGGGCGCGGTCGCGGGCCTGGGCCTGCACAAGGGCGTCGCGATGATCGTGGTCGGCAAGACCAAGATCAAGCTCAAGGGCCGGCTGGCCTGGTACATGCACCGCGGCTACCACGGCCTCGCCGTGCCGACCTGGAACCGCAAGATCCGGGTCTTCGCCGACTGGACGCTCGGCATGTTCCTCAAGCGCGAGGTCGTCTCCCTCGGCGCCATCGAGAACCCCCGCGAGGAGTTCTACGAGGCCGCGCGCCCGATCCCCGCGCCGGTCGCCGCCGAGAAGCGCACCGAGGGCACCGCCTCCAAGGGTGCCGCGGGCGCGGAGAAGGTCGCCTCCTAG
- a CDS encoding SAM-dependent methyltransferase, with protein sequence MADAAHRIFDIAERVLPGPFPLRVRAWDGSEAGPAGAPALVFRKRRALRRLLWRPGELGLARAWVAGDLDVDGDLYTALDTLSGLVWERGEPDPAAGRAQGVRQVAAALRDPETYRLLRGVLSLAGAGLPPSAPVEEVRRRTGIAHTKRRDKEAIAHHYDVGNAFYEIVLGPSMVYSCALWADAGLAPGSGAATSEARAAAASSVAGACAAGTEPVGAAAITLEQAQYAKLDLVCRKLGLREGQRLLDVGCGWGSMVLHAARHYGVRATGITLSVEQAAFARKRIAEAGLADRVEIRVQDYRDVKDGPYDAISSIGMAEHVGSTRYLEYAQTLYALLKPGGRLLNHQIARRPLRSEEEYRIDEFIDRYVFPDGELSPVGTTVGRLEEAGFEVRDVEALREHYGRTLRTWVANLEAHWKEAVAATSAGRARVWRLYMAASALSFERNRIGVNQVMAVRTDPGGRAGLPATRSAWIS encoded by the coding sequence ATGGCTGACGCGGCTCATCGCATCTTCGACATCGCCGAACGCGTTCTCCCCGGTCCGTTCCCCCTGCGCGTGCGCGCGTGGGACGGGAGCGAGGCCGGACCGGCCGGCGCGCCCGCACTCGTCTTCAGGAAGCGCCGGGCGCTGCGCCGGCTGCTGTGGCGGCCCGGCGAACTCGGCCTGGCCAGAGCGTGGGTGGCCGGCGACCTCGACGTGGACGGCGACCTGTACACCGCGCTCGACACGCTCTCCGGCCTGGTCTGGGAGCGCGGCGAGCCCGACCCGGCGGCCGGCCGCGCGCAGGGAGTGCGCCAGGTCGCCGCCGCCCTGCGGGACCCGGAGACCTACCGGCTGCTGCGCGGCGTGCTGTCGCTGGCCGGCGCCGGACTGCCGCCGTCGGCGCCCGTGGAGGAGGTGCGCCGCCGTACCGGCATCGCGCACACCAAGCGGCGCGACAAGGAGGCGATCGCCCACCACTACGACGTGGGCAACGCCTTCTACGAGATCGTGCTCGGGCCGTCCATGGTGTACTCCTGCGCGCTGTGGGCCGATGCCGGTCTCGCCCCCGGGTCCGGCGCCGCCACCTCCGAGGCGCGCGCGGCCGCCGCCTCCTCGGTGGCCGGCGCCTGCGCGGCGGGCACCGAGCCGGTCGGCGCCGCCGCGATCACCCTGGAGCAGGCGCAGTACGCCAAGCTCGACCTGGTCTGCCGCAAGTTGGGCCTGCGCGAGGGGCAGCGGCTGCTGGACGTCGGCTGCGGCTGGGGCTCCATGGTGCTGCACGCCGCCCGGCACTACGGCGTACGGGCCACCGGGATCACCCTGTCCGTGGAGCAGGCCGCCTTCGCCCGCAAGCGGATCGCGGAGGCCGGGCTCGCCGATCGCGTCGAGATCCGGGTGCAGGACTACCGCGACGTCAAGGACGGCCCCTACGACGCGATCTCGTCGATCGGGATGGCCGAGCACGTGGGCAGCACCCGCTACCTGGAGTACGCGCAGACGCTCTACGCCCTGCTCAAGCCGGGCGGCCGGCTGCTGAACCACCAGATCGCCCGCCGCCCGCTGCGCAGCGAGGAGGAGTACCGGATCGACGAGTTCATCGACCGCTACGTCTTCCCCGACGGCGAACTCTCCCCCGTGGGCACCACGGTGGGCCGGCTGGAGGAGGCCGGCTTCGAGGTGCGCGACGTCGAGGCGCTGCGCGAGCACTACGGGCGCACCCTGCGCACCTGGGTGGCGAACCTCGAAGCGCACTGGAAGGAGGCGGTCGCCGCGACCAGCGCCGGCCGGGCCCGGGTGTGGCGGCTCTACATGGCCGCGTCCGCGCTCTCCTTCGAGCGCAACAGGATCGGCGTCAACCAGGTGATGGCGGTGCGCACCGACCCGGGCGGCCGGGCCGGGCTGCCCGCCACCCGTTCGGCGTGGATCTCCTGA
- a CDS encoding bifunctional DNA primase/polymerase, whose protein sequence is MPRPDHVRALHTALLTARRGLPVFPLSRTKLPAVRSPHRDEPRAGDCRGACGRPGHGVHDATTDPDRIRALFALAPWATGYGIACGRAPHHLIGLDLDVKHGADGLTALRDLAERHSFALPRTVTVLTPSGGRHLWLTAPGPVPNSAGRLAPGIDVRGAGGYVVGPGSRTVAGHYLLEPGTAQHPLAPAPPALLLLAAPPQQPDPEASAPAPAAPRHPAEKRAAGLVRFVLDSREGERNGRLFWAACRAYDAGLGDALAPALVTAAVHTGLSEREAAATVASAGRLRASVQP, encoded by the coding sequence ATGCCACGCCCCGACCACGTCCGCGCCCTGCACACGGCGCTGCTGACCGCCCGGCGCGGGCTGCCGGTCTTCCCGCTGTCCCGCACCAAACTCCCCGCCGTCCGCTCCCCGCACCGCGACGAGCCCCGCGCCGGCGACTGCCGCGGCGCGTGCGGCCGCCCGGGCCACGGCGTGCACGACGCGACCACCGACCCCGACCGCATACGCGCCCTGTTCGCCCTCGCACCCTGGGCGACGGGATACGGCATCGCGTGCGGCCGGGCGCCCCACCACCTGATCGGCCTCGACCTCGACGTCAAGCACGGCGCGGACGGCCTGACCGCGCTGCGCGACCTCGCCGAGCGGCACTCCTTCGCGCTCCCGCGGACCGTCACCGTGCTCACCCCCAGCGGCGGCCGCCACCTGTGGCTGACCGCGCCCGGCCCGGTGCCCAACTCCGCCGGCCGGCTCGCCCCGGGCATCGACGTCCGCGGCGCCGGCGGCTACGTGGTCGGTCCCGGCTCGCGCACCGTCGCCGGCCACTACCTGCTGGAGCCCGGCACCGCCCAGCACCCCCTGGCGCCGGCGCCGCCCGCGCTCCTCCTGCTGGCCGCCCCGCCGCAGCAGCCCGACCCCGAGGCGTCCGCACCGGCCCCCGCCGCTCCCCGCCACCCGGCCGAGAAACGCGCCGCGGGGCTCGTCCGCTTCGTGCTGGACTCCCGGGAGGGCGAGCGCAACGGCCGCCTGTTCTGGGCCGCTTGCCGTGCCTACGACGCGGGGCTGGGCGACGCCCTGGCGCCGGCCCTGGTGACGGCCGCCGTCCACACCGGCCTGAGCGAACGCGAGGCCGCCGCGACGGTGGCCTCCGCGGGACGGCTGCGCGCCTCCGTCCAGCCCTGA